Proteins encoded within one genomic window of uncultured Sphingopyxis sp.:
- a CDS encoding DUF2975 domain-containing protein translates to MLRWSRRLLMGLNILNWVFLALFMIALVAISLRPDLVLDAIAGAKPAIDGGYMLDLFRITLLLCIPIAIAAHAIFTRLIAMIDATKAGAAFTIGNARRLRTIGWWLLATQVIDAAYGWLSFEMSRVSGEVFGWQPSLTAWLAVLLLFILARIFEQGAAMREELEQTI, encoded by the coding sequence ATGCTGCGATGGAGCCGCCGGCTGCTCATGGGATTGAACATCCTGAACTGGGTGTTCCTCGCGCTGTTCATGATCGCGCTCGTCGCGATCAGCCTGCGCCCCGATCTGGTCCTCGACGCGATCGCCGGCGCCAAACCGGCGATCGACGGCGGCTATATGCTCGACCTGTTCCGCATCACCCTGCTGCTCTGCATACCGATCGCCATCGCCGCGCATGCGATCTTCACCCGGCTGATCGCGATGATCGACGCGACAAAGGCGGGCGCGGCCTTCACCATCGGCAATGCCCGGCGCCTGCGCACGATCGGCTGGTGGCTGCTCGCGACGCAGGTCATCGACGCCGCCTACGGCTGGCTGTCGTTCGAAATGTCGCGCGTCAGCGGCGAGGTGTTCGGCTGGCAACCCAGCCTGACCGCCTGGCTCGCCGTTCTCCTCCTCTTCATTCTCGCGCGCATCTTCGAACAGGGCGCGGCGATGCGCGAAGAGCTTGAGCAGACGATCTAG
- the rarD gene encoding EamA family transporter RarD, with protein sequence MAQTPAPAGSHQGGLPYAIAAYGIWGFVPLFFKLIASVPPVEVLAQRIIWSLPLCFLIMVFRRQIGEYMAALKDWRTLRLLLASSLLIAVNWLVYIYAIFTDHVLAASLGYYLNPLVNVMLGMIFLGERLSKLQLLAVAIAGVGVAILLAGALDTLWISLTLAFSFGIYGLIRKVVPVGSLPGLSVETTLLLLPSLGVAAWYLWAGDGRGFGSDMSISLLLMAGGVVTAVPLLLFATAARRMSYAALGFVQYLAPTLQFLLSLFVFAEPLKPAQLACFLNAEGGIDARSFAMLRKMRAERMIEVA encoded by the coding sequence ATGGCACAGACACCGGCCCCCGCGGGGAGCCATCAGGGCGGGCTGCCCTATGCGATCGCGGCCTATGGCATCTGGGGCTTCGTTCCGCTCTTCTTCAAGCTGATCGCGAGCGTGCCGCCGGTCGAGGTGTTGGCGCAGCGGATCATCTGGTCGCTGCCGCTCTGTTTCCTGATCATGGTCTTCCGGCGGCAGATCGGTGAATATATGGCGGCGCTGAAGGACTGGCGGACGCTGCGGCTGCTGCTTGCGAGTTCGCTGCTGATCGCGGTCAACTGGCTCGTCTATATCTATGCGATCTTCACCGACCATGTGCTCGCGGCGAGCCTCGGCTATTATCTCAATCCGCTCGTCAATGTGATGCTGGGGATGATCTTTCTCGGCGAGCGATTGTCGAAGCTGCAATTGCTGGCGGTGGCGATCGCGGGCGTCGGGGTCGCGATCCTGCTCGCGGGCGCGCTCGACACGCTGTGGATCAGCCTGACGCTCGCTTTTTCGTTCGGCATCTATGGCCTGATCCGCAAGGTGGTGCCGGTGGGGTCGCTTCCGGGGCTTTCGGTCGAGACGACGCTGCTGCTCCTGCCGTCGCTCGGCGTCGCCGCCTGGTATCTGTGGGCGGGCGACGGGCGCGGGTTCGGATCGGACATGTCGATCAGCCTGCTGCTGATGGCCGGCGGCGTCGTGACCGCGGTGCCGCTGCTGCTCTTTGCGACGGCGGCGCGGCGGATGAGCTATGCGGCGCTCGGCTTCGTCCAGTATCTCGCGCCGACGCTCCAGTTCCTGCTCAGCCTGTTCGTCTTCGCCGAGCCGCTCAAGCCCGCGCAGCTCGCCTGCTTCCTCAACGCCGAGGGCGGCATCGATGCGCGCAGCTTCGCCATGCTGCGCAAGATGCGCGCCGAGCGGATGATCGAGGTGGCTTGA
- the rplJ gene encoding 50S ribosomal protein L10, whose product MDRAEKAEAVSSLNATLSNAASVVIIRNLGLTVAQSTVLRQQMRDAGASYKVAKNRLAKIALDGTSYTGISDLLTGPTAIAASTDPVAAAKIAVEFAKTNDKLEIVGGGMGDVVLDVEGVKALASLPSLDELRGKLVGLLQAPATKVAQIAAAPAGQLARVFGAYGAKEAA is encoded by the coding sequence ATGGATCGTGCTGAAAAGGCCGAAGCCGTATCCTCGCTGAACGCTACGCTGTCGAATGCCGCCTCGGTTGTGATTATTCGCAACCTCGGCCTCACTGTCGCCCAGTCGACGGTGCTTCGCCAGCAGATGCGCGACGCGGGTGCGAGCTATAAGGTCGCGAAGAACCGCCTGGCTAAGATCGCGCTCGATGGCACCTCCTACACCGGTATCAGCGACCTGCTGACCGGCCCCACGGCCATCGCTGCCTCGACCGATCCGGTCGCGGCCGCGAAGATCGCGGTGGAATTTGCCAAGACCAACGACAAGCTTGAAATCGTCGGTGGCGGCATGGGGGATGTGGTCCTCGACGTGGAAGGCGTGAAGGCGCTTGCATCGCTGCCGTCGCTCGACGAACTGCGCGGCAAGCTTGTCGGTCTGCTCCAGGCTCCGGCCACCAAGGTTGCCCAGATTGCGGCGGCCCCGGCTGGTCAGCTGGCGCGGGTCTTTGGTGCCTATGGCGCCAAGGAAGCGGCATAA
- a CDS encoding GNAT family N-acetyltransferase: MLNGPLLVTERLILRPPATEDFDAFAAMCAEEETMRFIGGACPRSAAWRQWCTLAGAWHIRGFSMFSVIERATGEWVGRLGPWEPDGWPAPEVGYGVSARFAGKGYAFEGAVAACDFAVEFLKWPELTHCIDPANTRSQALAKRLGATNSGPARLPAPFEDAPVDAWTQSADAWRNKRKTFRP, translated from the coding sequence ATGCTCAACGGACCCCTGCTCGTCACCGAGCGCCTGATCCTGCGGCCGCCCGCGACCGAGGATTTCGACGCCTTCGCCGCGATGTGCGCCGAGGAGGAGACGATGCGCTTCATCGGCGGCGCGTGCCCGCGCTCGGCGGCGTGGCGGCAATGGTGTACGCTCGCGGGTGCTTGGCATATCCGCGGCTTTTCGATGTTCTCGGTGATCGAGCGCGCGACCGGTGAATGGGTCGGCCGCCTCGGCCCATGGGAGCCCGATGGCTGGCCCGCGCCCGAGGTCGGCTATGGCGTCAGCGCCAGGTTCGCCGGCAAGGGCTATGCCTTCGAAGGCGCGGTCGCCGCCTGCGATTTCGCGGTCGAATTCCTGAAATGGCCCGAGCTGACGCACTGCATCGACCCCGCCAACACGCGCTCGCAGGCGCTGGCGAAACGCCTCGGCGCGACGAACAGCGGCCCGGCCCGCCTCCCCGCGCCGTTCGAGGATGCCCCCGTCGATGCCTGGACGCAAAGCGCCGACGCGTGGCGCAACAAGCGCAAAACCTTCCGTCCCTGA
- a CDS encoding glycine zipper 2TM domain-containing protein: MRILTKGLMGAFVAASVLGTTPLHAGVTTPAKAPGYHEFEQASDFYRKRKDRRHYSRDERIGRDTRIWRGNDGRYRCKKDNGTTGLLIGGAVGGLAGHEIAGSGDKLLGTVLGAAGGALLGREIDRDKYRCR; encoded by the coding sequence ATGCGTATCCTCACCAAAGGCCTGATGGGCGCGTTCGTCGCCGCCAGCGTCCTTGGCACCACCCCGCTCCACGCCGGCGTGACGACCCCCGCCAAGGCGCCGGGCTATCATGAATTCGAACAGGCGTCGGACTTCTATCGCAAGCGCAAGGACCGCCGCCATTATTCGCGTGACGAGCGCATCGGACGCGACACGCGCATCTGGCGCGGCAACGATGGCCGTTATCGCTGCAAGAAGGACAATGGCACCACCGGCCTGCTGATCGGCGGCGCGGTGGGCGGCCTCGCCGGCCACGAAATCGCGGGCAGCGGCGACAAGCTGCTCGGCACGGTGCTCGGCGCCGCGGGCGGCGCGCTGCTCGGCCGCGAGATCGACCGCGACAAATATCGCTGCCGCTAA
- a CDS encoding TetR/AcrR family transcriptional regulator codes for MMAGKDNSVNIKGGAAAKATRGYHHGDLRAAVIAAGLERLAEGDGAELGLRALARDVGVSATALYRHFPDKEALLDALADEGLRRLGALQAQAWLKAGGGVAGFKATGTAYVRFAHDEPALFRLSFTRQMAGRKEGGDGGEVAYNLLRAGVGEALPGVADVDTAALHAWSLVHGLAMLILDRRIDWDEAKVAEVVGLTFGGVG; via the coding sequence ATGATGGCAGGCAAAGATAACAGTGTCAACATAAAAGGCGGCGCGGCGGCGAAGGCGACGCGTGGCTATCATCATGGCGACCTGCGCGCGGCGGTGATCGCCGCGGGGCTCGAGCGGCTGGCCGAAGGGGACGGCGCCGAACTCGGCCTGCGCGCGCTGGCGCGCGACGTCGGGGTCAGCGCGACGGCGCTCTACCGCCATTTCCCCGACAAGGAGGCGCTGCTCGACGCGCTCGCCGACGAGGGGCTGCGGCGGCTGGGGGCGCTACAGGCGCAGGCTTGGCTGAAGGCGGGCGGCGGCGTCGCGGGCTTCAAGGCCACGGGCACCGCCTATGTCCGCTTCGCCCACGACGAACCCGCGCTGTTCCGCCTGAGCTTCACGCGCCAGATGGCGGGCCGCAAGGAAGGCGGCGACGGCGGCGAAGTCGCCTATAATCTGCTGCGCGCGGGGGTCGGCGAGGCGCTGCCCGGCGTGGCGGATGTCGACACCGCGGCGCTGCACGCCTGGTCGCTGGTCCACGGCCTCGCGATGTTGATCCTCGACCGGCGCATCGATTGGGACGAGGCGAAGGTCGCCGAAGTCGTCGGCCTGACCTTCGGCGGCGTCGGCTGA
- the pyrC gene encoding dihydroorotase encodes MTDRLTIRRPDDWHVHLRDGAMLEHVAPYTARQFARAIVMPNLSPPVTTAAEGRAYRDRINAAVPAGLDFMPLIVAYLTDHSSADEMARGHAEGVFTAAKLYPAHATTGSAHGVTDVANIMAVLEKMQEIGMPLLIHGEVTDTHVDVFDREAVFIERTLAPLVRALPALKIVFEHITTAEAAQFVADAPANVAATITPQHLHINRNAMLVGGIRPHAYCLPVAKREHHRLAVRAAATSGSPKYFLGTDSAPHAVHTKEASCGCAGIFNAPYALESYIQAFDEDGALAHFEGFASEHGPRFYGLPLNEGTVTLERAETLVPDRIGDVVPFHAGETLGWRLV; translated from the coding sequence ATGACCGACCGCCTGACGATCCGCCGCCCCGACGACTGGCACGTCCATCTGCGCGACGGCGCGATGCTCGAACATGTCGCGCCATATACCGCGCGCCAGTTCGCGCGCGCGATCGTCATGCCGAACCTCTCGCCCCCGGTGACCACCGCCGCGGAAGGCCGCGCCTATCGCGACCGCATCAATGCCGCCGTGCCCGCCGGGCTCGATTTCATGCCGCTGATCGTCGCCTATCTCACCGACCACAGCAGCGCCGACGAAATGGCGCGCGGCCATGCCGAGGGCGTCTTCACCGCCGCCAAACTCTATCCCGCGCACGCGACCACCGGCAGCGCGCACGGAGTCACCGACGTCGCGAACATCATGGCCGTGCTGGAAAAGATGCAGGAGATCGGCATGCCGCTCCTGATCCATGGCGAGGTCACCGACACGCACGTCGACGTATTCGACCGCGAGGCGGTGTTCATCGAACGCACGCTCGCACCGCTCGTCCGCGCGCTGCCCGCGCTCAAGATCGTCTTCGAGCATATAACGACGGCGGAGGCCGCGCAGTTCGTCGCCGACGCCCCCGCCAACGTCGCCGCGACGATCACCCCGCAGCACCTTCATATCAACCGCAACGCGATGCTCGTCGGCGGCATCCGCCCGCACGCCTATTGCCTGCCGGTGGCGAAGCGCGAGCATCACCGGCTCGCGGTGCGGGCAGCCGCGACCTCGGGCTCGCCCAAATATTTCCTCGGCACCGACAGCGCCCCGCACGCCGTCCATACCAAGGAAGCCTCCTGCGGCTGCGCGGGCATCTTCAACGCCCCCTATGCGCTCGAATCCTATATCCAGGCCTTCGACGAGGATGGCGCGCTGGCCCATTTCGAAGGCTTCGCCAGCGAACACGGCCCGCGCTTCTATGGCCTGCCGCTCAATGAAGGCACCGTCACGCTCGAACGCGCCGAGACGCTCGTCCCCGACCGCATCGGCGACGTCGTCCCCTTCCACGCCGGCGAAACGCTGGGCTGGCGGCTGGTCTGA
- a CDS encoding carotenoid oxygenase family protein, giving the protein MASNVETLIRSAVVKGIGKVADFNRKRLPRPTDAHPFLTGIHKPMTQEFTLEELQVDGEIPAQLKGRYLRNGPNPALAPDPASYHWFTGAGMVHGIRIEDGKADWYRNRWVRGAEACEMLGEELPPGPREGRNDAPNTNVVGLAGRTFAIVEAGGKPVELGYELDTIAHNPFDGTLAGAYTAHPHHDPFTGEMHAITYRGDEPNKVWHVVLDRQAHVIREEAVAVSDGPSIHDCAITENYVLVFDLPVTFSMKMLLAGYRFPYAWNEAHPARVGLLPRNGRGDSVIWVPVEPCYVFHPANAFETADGKVVVDVVAHETMFAESKRGPDSRKSRMERWTIDPAAGTTTRAIVHDHAQEFPRYDERLTTRPYRYAYSVAIPDGESAEWALAETRLFKHDLDKGSTAVHDFGPGRHPGEFVFVPRSAEGAEDDGWLIGLVVDMNDETTDLVILNADDFTGPPQAVVHLPHRIPPGFHGNWVAD; this is encoded by the coding sequence ATGGCAAGCAACGTCGAAACCCTGATCCGCAGCGCGGTCGTCAAAGGCATCGGCAAGGTCGCCGACTTCAACCGCAAGCGCCTCCCCCGCCCCACCGACGCCCACCCCTTCCTCACCGGCATCCACAAACCGATGACGCAGGAGTTCACGCTCGAAGAGTTGCAGGTCGACGGCGAGATTCCGGCGCAGCTAAAGGGTCGCTACCTCCGCAACGGCCCCAATCCCGCCCTCGCGCCCGACCCTGCCAGCTACCACTGGTTCACCGGCGCGGGCATGGTCCACGGCATCCGCATCGAAGACGGCAAGGCCGACTGGTATCGCAACCGCTGGGTGCGCGGCGCCGAAGCGTGCGAGATGCTCGGCGAGGAACTCCCCCCCGGCCCGCGCGAAGGCCGCAACGATGCGCCCAACACCAATGTCGTCGGCCTCGCAGGCCGCACCTTCGCTATTGTCGAAGCGGGCGGAAAGCCCGTCGAGCTAGGTTATGAGCTGGACACGATCGCGCACAACCCGTTCGACGGCACGCTGGCCGGCGCCTATACGGCGCACCCGCACCACGACCCCTTCACCGGCGAAATGCACGCGATCACCTATCGCGGCGACGAGCCGAACAAAGTCTGGCACGTCGTGCTCGACAGACAGGCGCATGTCATCCGCGAGGAAGCGGTCGCGGTGAGCGACGGCCCGTCGATCCACGATTGCGCGATCACCGAGAATTACGTGCTCGTCTTCGACCTTCCCGTAACCTTCTCGATGAAGATGCTGCTCGCGGGCTATCGCTTCCCCTATGCCTGGAACGAGGCGCATCCCGCACGGGTCGGCCTCCTTCCCAGGAACGGGCGCGGCGACAGCGTCATCTGGGTCCCGGTCGAGCCCTGCTACGTCTTTCACCCCGCCAACGCGTTCGAGACCGCTGACGGCAAGGTCGTCGTCGATGTCGTCGCGCACGAGACGATGTTCGCCGAATCGAAGCGCGGCCCCGACAGCCGGAAATCGCGCATGGAACGCTGGACGATCGACCCCGCCGCGGGCACGACGACGCGCGCGATCGTCCACGATCATGCGCAGGAATTTCCGCGCTATGACGAGCGGCTGACGACCCGGCCCTATCGCTACGCCTACAGCGTCGCGATCCCCGACGGAGAGTCGGCCGAATGGGCGCTCGCCGAAACGCGGCTGTTCAAGCACGACCTCGACAAGGGCTCGACAGCGGTCCACGACTTCGGTCCCGGCCGCCATCCCGGCGAATTCGTTTTCGTGCCGCGGAGCGCCGAAGGCGCCGAAGACGACGGCTGGCTGATCGGACTGGTCGTGGACATGAATGACGAGACCACCGACCTCGTCATTCTGAATGCCGACGATTTTACGGGGCCGCCGCAAGCCGTCGTTCACCTGCCGCACCGCATTCCTCCGGGGTTTCACGGCAATTGGGTCGCGGATTGA
- a CDS encoding phosphoribosylglycinamide synthetase: MKTTDLVPTRLPDHLRETQRLLFIAKHARWTGGLHPDDGNHAPYHREMRETLEGLGMALSIADSYAALFDRPAADFVFPLLNRGGFFNSEMLLPLLCNRHGLPYLGASPIVRGLSDDKHLTKLEASARGVPTAPWALFRRGAPVDALRCPPARRWVIKPNNSSASWGVRDAHDRAELARSIAEIHALDHDAIVEPFIDGSDIEVPVITLDGAPAMLPMMIFEQADPAQLRTYQEKRDLVGHVGYAVKRFDDPLLAGRIADYTARMADVFHPFDYGRFEFRVDHATGDVRLLEVNLNCNLWSEKLFSRSARVAGFTHAELIETIVAESMIRQIAPAAARRDAA, from the coding sequence ATGAAAACAACCGATCTCGTCCCCACCCGGCTACCCGATCATCTGCGCGAAACGCAGCGCCTGCTTTTCATCGCCAAACATGCGCGCTGGACGGGCGGCCTGCATCCCGATGACGGCAACCATGCGCCCTATCACCGGGAAATGCGCGAAACGCTCGAGGGGCTTGGCATGGCGCTGTCGATCGCCGACAGCTATGCCGCGCTCTTTGATCGGCCCGCAGCCGACTTCGTCTTTCCGCTTCTCAACCGCGGCGGCTTCTTCAATTCCGAAATGCTGCTTCCCCTGCTGTGCAACCGGCACGGCTTGCCCTATCTGGGCGCCTCGCCCATCGTGCGCGGTCTGTCGGACGACAAGCATCTGACCAAGTTGGAGGCCTCGGCGCGTGGCGTGCCCACCGCGCCCTGGGCCTTGTTCCGTCGCGGCGCGCCCGTCGATGCCTTGCGCTGCCCTCCTGCGCGGCGCTGGGTCATCAAGCCCAATAACAGTTCGGCATCCTGGGGCGTGCGCGATGCTCATGATCGCGCTGAACTCGCCCGCTCGATCGCGGAGATCCACGCGCTCGACCATGACGCGATCGTCGAGCCCTTTATCGACGGTAGCGATATCGAAGTGCCCGTTATCACGCTCGATGGCGCGCCCGCGATGCTGCCGATGATGATCTTCGAACAGGCCGACCCGGCGCAGCTGCGCACCTATCAGGAAAAGCGCGATCTGGTCGGCCACGTCGGATATGCGGTCAAGCGGTTCGATGATCCGCTCCTCGCCGGCCGGATCGCCGATTATACGGCGCGGATGGCGGACGTCTTTCATCCGTTCGATTATGGCCGCTTCGAATTCCGCGTCGACCATGCGACCGGCGATGTCCGGCTGCTCGAGGTCAATCTCAACTGCAATTTGTGGTCGGAAAAGCTGTTTTCGCGTTCCGCTCGGGTCGCCGGCTTCACGCATGCCGAGTTAATCGAGACGATCGTTGCCGAAAGCATGATCCGCCAGATCGCCCCCGCGGCGGCGCGGCGCGACGCGGCGTGA
- a CDS encoding NTP transferase domain-containing protein, translating to MSGAILILAGRRSGAVDALAQAHGVADKCLVPVAGRPMIAHVLESAAASAATHIFASTHHADLLGALEDPAAQSLGDRLTIVPAAGNLADSVLAVAGVAEFPLLVTTADNCLLTPATIAEIEAEALRLGVDAGVALARREDVLAAHPEGQRRFYGFSDVAVSNCNAYWIGHPGALKAAEAFRGGGQFVKKPLRVMRAFGLINLLRFRFGLGPIHHVFSRISRHLKVEIAPLLISDGATAIDVDNIRSLRVTEALMARPDLVNPRPNCRETPEECGAAGERRLAAAP from the coding sequence GTGAGCGGGGCGATCCTGATCCTTGCCGGGCGCAGGTCCGGCGCGGTGGATGCGCTCGCGCAGGCCCATGGCGTGGCGGACAAATGCCTCGTCCCGGTCGCGGGACGGCCGATGATAGCGCATGTGCTGGAAAGCGCAGCCGCCAGCGCGGCCACGCATATATTCGCCTCGACGCATCACGCCGATTTGCTGGGCGCTCTGGAAGATCCGGCCGCCCAATCGTTGGGTGACCGCCTGACCATCGTGCCGGCTGCCGGCAATCTGGCGGATTCGGTCCTCGCGGTTGCTGGCGTCGCGGAGTTCCCGCTTCTCGTCACGACGGCCGACAATTGCCTGCTGACGCCGGCGACGATCGCCGAGATCGAAGCCGAGGCGCTGCGGCTCGGGGTCGATGCGGGCGTCGCGCTGGCGCGGCGCGAGGATGTGCTCGCGGCTCACCCGGAGGGACAGCGGCGCTTTTACGGGTTTTCGGACGTCGCTGTGTCGAACTGCAACGCCTATTGGATCGGCCATCCGGGTGCCTTGAAAGCGGCCGAAGCGTTTCGCGGCGGAGGGCAGTTCGTCAAGAAGCCGCTGCGGGTGATGCGGGCGTTTGGCCTGATCAACCTCTTGCGCTTCCGCTTTGGGCTGGGACCGATCCACCATGTTTTCAGCCGCATCTCGCGTCATCTGAAGGTCGAGATCGCCCCGTTGCTGATCAGCGACGGAGCCACGGCGATCGACGTCGACAATATACGGTCGCTGCGGGTGACCGAGGCGCTGATGGCGCGTCCCGATTTGGTCAATCCGCGACCCAATTGCCGTGAAACCCCGGAGGAATGCGGTGCGGCAGGTGAACGACGGCTTGCGGCGGCCCCGTAA
- a CDS encoding helix-turn-helix transcriptional regulator, with protein sequence MPIRIQLDDMLWRRRMTLTELSERVDITVANLSVLKTGKAKAIRFSTLDAICRALECQPGDLIAFDPEGPADED encoded by the coding sequence ATGCCGATCCGCATCCAGCTCGACGACATGCTGTGGCGGCGGCGGATGACGCTGACCGAACTCAGCGAGCGCGTCGACATCACCGTTGCCAACCTGTCGGTGCTCAAGACCGGCAAGGCGAAGGCGATCCGCTTCTCGACGCTCGACGCGATCTGCCGCGCGCTCGAATGCCAGCCCGGCGACCTGATCGCCTTCGACCCGGAGGGACCGGCCGATGAAGACTGA
- a CDS encoding sensor domain-containing diguanylate cyclase codes for MTRSLSPRVEAVFWFLLTATGYFLLASLSLHATKGADNIAAVWPPSGYFLALLLLMPAHARPRVSAFAGMALASLAANLWGGVPPLSCLAYTLANGCEGAIALWLIRRQTNELSFMVPRAVAGFCVAALGASVASAALAGTLAGAGADFYLSWLTTVLLGMLIVTPPIVMLVRMVGTKALGNAPPAMRAEATAILTAAGLVTIAAFTQAEFPATFLPCIAVVAAAYRLGPFGAAAGMLIVTIITSLLTGQGHGPIAAIEAAPKVKVLFLQFYLLSLLFTTLPLAALLIVRQRLAKRLEQSNRWLLQAEAAALVGHWRVDLVGWTIHWSDQAYRIHGLVPGTPVDVNYSVKQYVAEDGAAVRKILEVAVRTGEPFAFQGRIHRADGEIRHVKSHGSIEMGRGGRAIAIFGTVQDVTETVENARILEAARSAAERVANTDMLTGLPNRRHTLAYLEKALAGARDHGAPLAVAIFDIDHFKRINDAHGHAMGDRVIHRVGQRAKAALREEDMLGRIGGEEFVCILQRSSAQAAEIVAERVRKAVETGTAAEEGLPPATVSIGVAVFDGEIDIEELLHRADQALYAAKREGRNRLRMAA; via the coding sequence ATGACCCGGTCGCTGTCCCCCAGAGTCGAAGCGGTCTTCTGGTTCCTGTTGACCGCAACGGGATATTTCCTGCTGGCGAGCCTGTCGCTGCACGCGACCAAGGGGGCCGACAATATCGCCGCGGTCTGGCCCCCGAGCGGCTATTTCCTTGCATTGCTGCTGTTGATGCCGGCCCATGCGCGGCCGCGCGTTTCGGCCTTCGCGGGCATGGCCCTCGCCAGTCTCGCGGCGAACCTGTGGGGCGGCGTGCCGCCCTTGTCCTGCCTCGCCTATACACTCGCGAACGGGTGCGAGGGCGCCATCGCGCTATGGCTGATCCGCCGTCAGACGAACGAGCTGTCGTTCATGGTCCCGCGCGCGGTCGCCGGCTTCTGCGTCGCGGCGCTGGGGGCGAGCGTGGCGAGCGCCGCGCTCGCGGGGACCCTGGCCGGGGCAGGCGCCGATTTCTATCTGTCGTGGCTGACGACGGTGCTGCTGGGGATGCTGATCGTCACGCCGCCGATCGTGATGCTCGTGCGGATGGTCGGCACGAAGGCGCTAGGCAACGCGCCCCCGGCGATGAGGGCCGAGGCGACCGCGATCCTGACCGCCGCCGGTCTGGTCACCATCGCCGCCTTTACCCAGGCGGAATTTCCCGCGACCTTCCTGCCGTGCATCGCGGTCGTCGCGGCGGCCTATCGCCTCGGTCCCTTCGGCGCTGCTGCGGGGATGCTGATCGTGACGATCATCACTTCGCTGCTTACCGGGCAGGGCCATGGCCCGATCGCCGCGATCGAGGCGGCGCCCAAGGTCAAGGTGCTGTTCCTGCAATTCTACCTGCTGTCGCTCCTGTTCACGACCTTGCCGCTCGCGGCGCTGCTGATCGTGCGCCAGCGGCTGGCGAAGCGGCTCGAGCAGAGCAACCGCTGGCTGCTGCAGGCCGAGGCGGCGGCGCTCGTCGGCCATTGGCGCGTCGATCTGGTCGGCTGGACGATCCACTGGTCGGACCAGGCCTATCGCATCCACGGGCTGGTTCCTGGCACGCCCGTCGACGTGAATTACAGCGTCAAGCAATATGTCGCCGAGGACGGCGCCGCGGTCCGCAAGATATTGGAGGTGGCGGTGCGGACCGGCGAACCCTTCGCTTTTCAGGGGCGCATCCATCGCGCCGACGGCGAGATTCGTCATGTAAAGTCGCACGGGTCGATCGAGATGGGCCGCGGCGGGCGGGCGATCGCCATTTTCGGTACCGTGCAGGACGTTACCGAGACGGTCGAGAATGCGCGGATACTGGAAGCCGCGCGCAGCGCCGCCGAGCGCGTCGCCAACACCGACATGCTCACCGGCCTGCCCAACCGGCGGCATACGCTGGCCTATCTCGAAAAGGCGCTGGCGGGCGCACGCGACCATGGCGCGCCGCTGGCGGTCGCGATCTTCGACATCGATCATTTCAAGCGGATCAACGACGCCCACGGCCATGCGATGGGGGACCGCGTCATCCACCGCGTCGGCCAGCGCGCCAAGGCGGCGCTGCGCGAGGAGGATATGCTCGGCCGCATCGGCGGCGAGGAGTTCGTGTGCATCCTCCAGCGGTCGAGCGCGCAGGCCGCCGAGATCGTCGCCGAACGCGTGCGCAAGGCGGTCGAAACCGGCACCGCGGCCGAAGAGGGGCTGCCGCCGGCGACAGTCAGCATCGGCGTCGCGGTGTTCGACGGCGAGATCGACATCGAGGAATTGCTGCACCGCGCCGATCAGGCGCTTTACGCGGCGAAGCGCGAGGGGCGGAACCGGCTGCGGATGGCGGCTTGA
- the rplL gene encoding 50S ribosomal protein L7/L12: MADLAKIVEDLSALTVLEAAELSKLLEEKWGVSAAAAVAVAAPGGAGAAAPAAEEKDEFDVILTGDGGNKINVIKEVRAITGLGLGEAKALVEGAPKAVKEGASKAEAEELKKKLEAAGATVELK; encoded by the coding sequence ATGGCTGATCTCGCAAAGATCGTTGAAGACCTGTCGGCGCTGACCGTTCTGGAAGCTGCCGAGCTTTCGAAGCTGCTCGAAGAAAAGTGGGGCGTTTCGGCCGCCGCTGCCGTTGCGGTTGCCGCTCCGGGTGGCGCGGGCGCCGCTGCTCCCGCCGCTGAAGAAAAGGACGAGTTCGACGTCATCCTGACCGGCGACGGCGGTAACAAGATCAACGTGATCAAGGAAGTCCGCGCGATCACCGGCCTGGGCCTGGGCGAAGCCAAGGCGCTCGTCGAAGGCGCGCCGAAGGCCGTCAAGGAAGGCGCCAGCAAGGCGGAAGCCGAAGAGCTGAAGAAGAAGCTCGAAGCTGCCGGCGCGACCGTCGAACTGAAGTAA
- a CDS encoding CsbD family protein, with amino-acid sequence MGEFTEKAKGLANEAAGNAKQAAGKATDNERLRAEGEAQERKGEAQNLKGKVQGGLGDKI; translated from the coding sequence ATGGGTGAATTTACCGAAAAAGCCAAAGGCCTCGCCAACGAAGCCGCCGGCAATGCGAAGCAGGCGGCCGGCAAGGCGACCGATAACGAGCGGCTGCGCGCCGAAGGCGAGGCGCAGGAGCGCAAGGGCGAAGCCCAGAATCTGAAGGGCAAGGTGCAGGGCGGGCTCGGCGACAAGATCTGA